The proteins below come from a single Microtus pennsylvanicus isolate mMicPen1 chromosome 13, mMicPen1.hap1, whole genome shotgun sequence genomic window:
- the Nr0b2 gene encoding nuclear receptor subfamily 0 group B member 2 — MNSSQSGGCPCQGSAGRPAILYALLSPSLRSRPIAPASRSHCLCRQHRPVHLCAPHRTCREALDVLAKTVAFLRNLPSFCHLPHEDQRRLLGGCWGPLFLLGLAQDTVTFEVAEAPVPSILKQILLEEPSSSPQGTQQPDRPQPSLAAVRWLQHCLESFWSLELGPKEYAYLKGTILFNPDVPGLHASCHIAHLQQEAHWALCEVLEPWYPISQGRLARILLMASTLKNIPCSLLVDLFFRPIIGDVDITELLEDMLLLR; from the exons ATGAACTCCAGCCAGTCTGGGGGTTGCCCATGCCAGGGCTCTGCCGGCCGCCCAGCTATTCTGTATGCACTTCTGAGCCCCAGCCTCAGGTCCAGGCCCATTGCACCGGCATCTCGCAGCCACTGTCTGTGCCGGCAGCACCGGCCTGTTCATCTGTGTGCCCCACACCGCACCTGCCGGGAGGCTCTGGATGTCCTAGCCAAGACAGTGGCATTCCTCCGGAACCTGCCGTCCTTCTGCCACCTGCCCCACGAGGATCAGCGTCGGCTGCTGGGGGGCTGCTGGGGCCCTCTCTTCCTGCTTGGGTTGGCCCAAGATACTGTGACCTTTGAGGTGGCTGAGGCTCCGGTGCCCAGTATACTTAAACAAATCCTACTGGAGGAACCCAGCAGCAGTCCCCAGGGTACCCAGCAACCAGACCGGCCACAACCCTCACTGGCTGCTGTGCGGTGGCTCCAGCATTGTCTGGAGTCTTTCTGGAGCCTTGAACTGGGTCCCAAGGAGTATGCCTACTTGAAAGGAACCATTCTCTTCAACCCAG ATGTGCCAGGCCTCCATGCCTCCTGCCACATCGCCCACCTGCAACAGGAGGCTCACTGGGCCTTGTGCGAAGTCCTGGAGCCCTGGTACCCAATTAGCCAAGGCCGCCTGGCCCGAATTCTCCTCATGGCCTCCACTCTCAAGAACATTCCCTGCAGCCTGCTGGTGGACCTCTTTTTCCGCCCTATCATCGGAGATGTTGACATCACTGAACTGCTCGAAGACATGCTTTTGCTGCGGTGA